From a single Candidatus Delongbacteria bacterium genomic region:
- a CDS encoding transposase, whose amino-acid sequence MTQTNEDNFNEQLQASLTDNPDFLRKLLSSVLQRFLKADFTAFLGAEPNQRIESPRGYRCGFYERSLITRVGRIQLRVPRDRNGLFRAELFERYQRSEKALLLVIMETYIQGVATCG is encoded by the coding sequence GTGACCCAGACCAATGAAGACAATTTCAACGAACAGCTGCAAGCCTCATTGACAGACAATCCAGACTTCTTGCGCAAGCTGCTGTCGAGTGTGCTCCAGCGCTTTCTGAAAGCTGATTTCACGGCCTTCCTTGGTGCTGAACCGAATCAGCGAATCGAGTCCCCCAGGGGCTACCGCTGTGGGTTCTATGAGCGGAGCCTGATAACCAGAGTGGGCCGAATCCAGTTGCGGGTTCCGCGGGATCGGAATGGCCTGTTCAGAGCGGAGCTGTTCGAGAGGTACCAACGAAGCGAGAAAGCCCTGCTGCTGGTCATCATGGAGACCTACATCCAGGGGGTCGCGACTTGCGGGTGA
- the rplM gene encoding 50S ribosomal protein L13, with product MKTYTLKAGDISHDWFIVDAKDLPLGRLSTRVAQILRGKHKPSFTPHMDNGDFVIVVNADKIRLTGNKAETKTYFRHTGYPQGARTTTFRQAMEKDPSFVIEHAVKGMLPHTPLGRQMLKKLKVYSGTEHPHGAQQPRELKFEGLLR from the coding sequence GTGAAGACCTACACGCTGAAAGCCGGCGACATTTCGCATGACTGGTTCATCGTCGATGCGAAGGATCTCCCCCTGGGGCGCCTGAGCACCCGGGTGGCCCAGATTCTGCGGGGCAAGCACAAGCCCTCGTTCACGCCGCACATGGACAATGGTGATTTCGTCATCGTGGTCAACGCGGACAAGATCCGCCTGACTGGCAACAAGGCCGAGACGAAGACCTACTTCCGTCACACCGGGTACCCCCAGGGCGCTCGCACGACGACCTTCCGCCAGGCGATGGAGAAGGACCCGTCCTTCGTCATCGAGCACGCGGTCAAAGGCATGCTGCCCCACACTCCGCTGGGCCGGCAGATGCTGAAGAAACTGAAGGTCTACTCGGGAACCGAGCACCCCCATGGTGCCCAGCAGCCCCGCGAGCTCAAATTCGAAGGTCTCCTCCGATGA
- a CDS encoding transposase → MLERFNNELRWRERVVGTFPNQASALRQITAMAVEKVEDWPEGKRYLSPALLVQGRRRTAS, encoded by the coding sequence TTGCTGGAGCGATTCAACAATGAACTACGATGGCGGGAACGCGTGGTCGGCACCTTCCCGAATCAAGCAAGCGCATTGCGACAGATCACAGCAATGGCAGTCGAGAAAGTCGAAGATTGGCCTGAAGGGAAGCGCTACCTGAGTCCTGCGCTACTGGTTCAAGGAAGGCGCCGCACGGCCAGCTGA
- a CDS encoding ADP-ribosylglycohydrolase family protein yields the protein MPFLSDSLPQRLISARAAAREGARMLREEFHRPGGPRGYGDHADIDGEVENRIRELLTPEYPADGFLGEETGFHLLGEDPAPPPAIWVVDPNDGTSTFLKGFRGSAVSIALVVEGRPVVGVVHSWDGDGDEFCWAENTPFLRNGQPVQREWPTQADNDELALLSHVADRKALMNSHCVAPMRYRTMPSIAMRMALVAAGDGDLTVSLGGPVAWDLAAGHALLRGAGGQVVNGQGHPIVYDARGNCNSDGRLFCGAPALLEWLRTRPWNQIPESPLDPGTPGLCWPRPALPGDRTCRPDHARLERAQGCLLGQLAGDALGSLVEFQSAERIRKQFPTGVRDLQDGGSWNLIAGQPTDDSEMALMLARTLVTHGEYKQAEVLRAYQYWRDSEPFDMGRTTRAGLEGRPNAESQANGSLMRVSPLGIFCASRPELAGELALADARLTHPHPVCGQAGALLVRAIAHAIQDGPGALELHASILGWASGKGQDPRLAHMLTLPENATAGEFSGPESGWVLLALRNAVWQLKNAGGLEEALVDTVGRGGDTDTNAAITGALLGAVYGIAAVPRRWQRAILSCRPLRLEGLPQVVHPRPRAFWPVDALMLAERLLAG from the coding sequence ATGCCTTTCCTCTCCGATTCGCTGCCTCAGAGGCTGATCAGTGCACGGGCAGCCGCCAGGGAGGGAGCGCGCATGCTGCGGGAGGAGTTCCATCGCCCGGGCGGCCCACGCGGGTATGGCGATCATGCGGACATCGACGGCGAGGTCGAGAACCGGATCCGGGAGCTGCTGACTCCGGAGTACCCTGCCGATGGATTCCTTGGCGAGGAAACCGGGTTCCATCTGCTGGGCGAGGATCCTGCCCCTCCGCCCGCGATCTGGGTCGTGGACCCCAACGACGGCACCTCCACGTTCCTCAAGGGATTCCGCGGTTCGGCCGTCTCGATTGCCCTGGTCGTCGAAGGACGCCCCGTGGTGGGCGTGGTCCATTCCTGGGACGGTGACGGCGACGAGTTCTGCTGGGCCGAAAACACCCCCTTCCTGCGCAATGGCCAGCCTGTCCAGCGCGAGTGGCCCACCCAGGCCGACAACGATGAACTGGCCCTGCTCTCCCATGTGGCCGACCGCAAGGCTCTGATGAACAGCCACTGTGTGGCTCCCATGCGCTACCGCACCATGCCCAGCATCGCGATGCGCATGGCCTTGGTGGCGGCCGGCGACGGGGACCTGACCGTATCACTGGGCGGCCCCGTGGCCTGGGATCTGGCCGCCGGACACGCCCTGCTGCGCGGGGCAGGCGGCCAGGTGGTCAATGGCCAGGGTCACCCGATCGTCTACGACGCGCGTGGCAACTGCAACAGCGACGGACGCCTGTTCTGTGGAGCTCCCGCCCTGCTGGAGTGGCTGCGTACACGGCCCTGGAACCAGATTCCCGAATCCCCGCTCGACCCGGGAACACCGGGGCTGTGCTGGCCCCGACCGGCCCTTCCCGGAGACAGGACCTGTCGCCCGGATCATGCGCGACTTGAACGCGCACAGGGTTGCCTGCTGGGCCAGCTGGCCGGCGATGCACTGGGCAGCCTGGTCGAATTCCAGTCGGCGGAACGCATCCGCAAGCAATTCCCGACCGGTGTGCGCGACCTGCAGGACGGCGGCAGCTGGAACCTGATCGCCGGACAGCCCACCGATGATTCGGAAATGGCGCTGATGCTGGCCCGCACCCTCGTGACACACGGTGAGTACAAGCAGGCGGAGGTCCTGCGCGCCTACCAGTACTGGCGAGACAGCGAGCCCTTCGACATGGGCCGCACCACGCGCGCGGGCCTGGAAGGCAGGCCGAACGCCGAGTCGCAGGCCAATGGCTCACTGATGCGCGTGAGTCCGTTGGGCATTTTCTGTGCGTCACGTCCCGAACTCGCAGGCGAACTGGCGCTGGCCGACGCGCGGCTGACCCATCCGCACCCGGTCTGTGGACAGGCCGGGGCGCTGCTGGTACGGGCGATCGCCCATGCGATCCAGGATGGCCCAGGTGCGCTGGAACTGCATGCCAGCATCCTGGGCTGGGCTTCCGGGAAGGGCCAGGATCCGCGCCTTGCCCACATGCTGACTCTGCCCGAGAACGCCACCGCCGGCGAGTTCAGCGGGCCTGAATCCGGTTGGGTGCTGCTGGCGCTGCGCAATGCGGTCTGGCAATTGAAAAACGCCGGAGGGCTGGAGGAGGCTCTGGTCGATACGGTGGGACGCGGAGGCGACACGGATACCAACGCCGCGATCACCGGAGCGCTGCTGGGAGCCGTGTACGGCATTGCGGCGGTGCCCCGGCGCTGGCAGCGAGCCATTCTCAGTTGCCGCCCTCTGCGACTCGAGGGCCTGCCCCAGGTGGTTCACCCGCGACCGCGCGCCTTCTGGCCCGTGGACGCCCTGATGCTGGCCGAGCGGCTGCTGGCAGGGTAA
- a CDS encoding class I SAM-dependent RNA methyltransferase, translated as MAHPPSLACEHCRANAWRRLDPGSQLLRKQELLHEALAELGPTPELPLLQPSPRNEGFRNSVKLRLEKRRGRLVAGLYDDNSHRVLAAEACPDHHPIIGRLLPTVLEAVASCGLPVYREASGEGLISHLVLRALDGQGALLCLVLRDHGLPAEVPVEEAPWWPVCQRLARQIEAWDGLCIQIQISLQRERGNRILGREMRTLLGPAVISRRFLDTPVGVNSAAFMQANLAQYHTILGTLCDRACQHPVERVADLFCGSGGIGLSLAARMQPRPRLLLVENDPLAAELLQHGCGEGVDVLNGDALHSLSLLREMQPGLVVVNPPRKGLGEELARWIADSEIPRVFYLSCNPQSLARDAGLLRAAYGIAGLNAWDMIPNSPHIECLMELERN; from the coding sequence ATGGCCCATCCACCTTCCCTGGCCTGCGAACATTGCCGGGCCAATGCCTGGCGCCGGCTGGATCCCGGCTCGCAGTTGCTGCGCAAGCAGGAGCTGCTGCACGAAGCTCTCGCCGAGCTGGGGCCCACGCCTGAGCTGCCGCTGCTGCAGCCTTCACCGCGCAACGAAGGGTTCCGCAACAGCGTGAAGCTGCGGTTGGAAAAGCGGCGTGGGCGGCTGGTGGCCGGGCTGTACGACGACAACAGCCACCGCGTGCTGGCGGCGGAGGCCTGTCCCGATCATCATCCGATCATCGGACGGCTGCTGCCCACGGTTCTGGAGGCGGTGGCCAGCTGTGGGCTGCCCGTCTACCGTGAAGCCAGTGGAGAAGGCTTGATCAGTCACCTGGTGCTGCGTGCGCTGGACGGTCAGGGGGCCCTGCTCTGTCTGGTGCTGCGCGATCACGGGTTGCCCGCGGAGGTGCCCGTCGAAGAAGCACCCTGGTGGCCCGTGTGCCAGCGCCTGGCGCGCCAGATCGAGGCCTGGGACGGGCTCTGCATCCAGATCCAGATTTCACTTCAGCGCGAACGCGGCAACCGGATCCTGGGGCGTGAGATGCGCACCCTGCTGGGGCCCGCCGTGATTTCCCGGCGATTTCTGGATACACCCGTGGGTGTCAATTCCGCGGCGTTCATGCAGGCCAACCTTGCCCAGTATCACACGATTCTGGGCACCCTGTGCGACAGGGCCTGTCAGCATCCTGTGGAACGGGTCGCCGATCTGTTCTGCGGCTCCGGGGGCATTGGGCTGAGCCTTGCGGCACGCATGCAACCACGCCCGCGCCTGCTGCTGGTGGAGAATGACCCACTGGCGGCGGAACTGCTGCAGCACGGCTGTGGGGAAGGGGTGGACGTGCTGAACGGGGATGCGTTGCACAGCCTGAGTCTGTTGCGCGAGATGCAGCCCGGGCTGGTGGTGGTCAATCCGCCGCGCAAGGGGCTGGGCGAGGAACTGGCGCGCTGGATTGCCGACAGCGAGATCCCGCGCGTGTTCTACCTGTCCTGCAATCCGCAGAGCCTGGCCCGTGATGCAGGCTTGCTGCGGGCTGCTTACGGCATCGCCGGGCTGAACGCCTGGGACATGATTCCCAACAGTCCCCACATCGAGTGTCTGATGGAGCTGGAGCGGAACTGA
- the lepA gene encoding elongation factor 4, protein MLPSSISRGRADCRPPCTLKGILVNSSIRNFCIIAHIDHGKSTIADRLLELTGTVAALGLKKQVLDDMDLEQERGITIKAHAITMQYKGPDGPVVLNLIDTPGHVDFSYEVSRSLAACEGAILVVDSAQGVEAQTISNLYQAVAAGLEIIPVINKIDLPNAMPEQVTHQIVDLLGCEESEVIAISAKTGLNCEKLLEEVVRRIPPPKGTVEAPLRALVFDSIYDNFRGAVTYVRVMDGVLRKGDAIISMHTRKQFQVDEVGLLIMGRKVCKELKAGEVGYVILGSKDVKDAKVGDTLTTLRDGASEALEGYAVVKPMVFSGVYPVDAEDYEELRDALSKLCLNDASLIYEPETSLALGFGFRCGFLGLLHMEIIQERLEREYNLNIITTMPNVPYRIKQPGQSEQEVSNPAQFPRNEKIESVMEPYVKAQIITPTEYIGNIMKLAMDRRGVYLATEYIDTTRATLVYEFPLAEIVFDFYDRLKSGTRGYASFDYEVIEFRRSSLKRLDIMINGEPVDSLSMIVHEEKAFEWGNKLCSKLKELIPRQMFEVAIQGALGTKIISRTTVKALRKNVTAKCYGGDISRKRKLLEKQKEGKKRMKQVGRVEIPQEAFLAMLKVER, encoded by the coding sequence ATGCTCCCGTCATCCATATCACGGGGACGGGCCGATTGCCGGCCCCCCTGCACTCTCAAGGGTATCCTGGTGAATTCCAGCATCCGCAACTTCTGCATCATTGCCCACATCGATCACGGCAAGTCGACCATCGCCGATCGCCTGCTCGAGCTCACCGGCACGGTGGCCGCCCTGGGCCTGAAGAAACAGGTCCTGGACGACATGGACCTGGAGCAGGAGCGGGGCATCACGATCAAGGCCCACGCCATCACCATGCAGTACAAGGGCCCCGACGGCCCCGTGGTGCTGAACCTGATCGATACTCCGGGCCACGTGGACTTCTCCTATGAGGTCTCCCGCAGTCTGGCCGCCTGCGAAGGGGCGATCCTGGTGGTGGATTCGGCCCAGGGTGTGGAAGCCCAGACCATCTCGAACCTCTATCAGGCCGTGGCCGCCGGGCTCGAGATCATTCCCGTGATCAACAAGATCGACCTGCCCAACGCCATGCCCGAACAGGTGACCCACCAGATCGTGGACCTGCTGGGCTGCGAGGAATCCGAGGTGATCGCGATTTCCGCCAAGACCGGACTCAACTGCGAGAAGCTGCTTGAGGAAGTGGTCCGGCGGATTCCGCCGCCCAAGGGCACGGTGGAAGCGCCCCTGCGCGCCCTGGTCTTCGATTCGATCTACGACAATTTCCGCGGCGCGGTGACCTATGTGCGCGTGATGGATGGCGTGCTGCGCAAGGGCGACGCCATCATTTCCATGCACACTCGCAAGCAGTTCCAGGTGGACGAAGTCGGTCTGCTGATCATGGGCCGAAAGGTCTGCAAGGAACTGAAGGCCGGAGAAGTGGGTTATGTGATCCTTGGCAGCAAGGACGTCAAGGACGCCAAGGTGGGCGACACCCTCACCACCCTGCGTGACGGGGCCAGCGAGGCCCTCGAGGGCTATGCCGTGGTCAAGCCGATGGTGTTCTCCGGTGTCTACCCGGTGGACGCCGAGGACTACGAGGAGCTGCGCGACGCGCTCTCCAAGCTCTGCCTCAACGACGCCAGCCTGATCTACGAGCCGGAGACCAGTCTGGCGCTGGGATTCGGTTTCCGCTGTGGTTTCCTTGGGCTGCTGCACATGGAGATCATCCAGGAGCGGCTCGAGCGCGAGTACAACCTGAACATCATCACCACCATGCCCAACGTGCCCTACCGCATCAAGCAACCGGGGCAGTCGGAGCAGGAAGTGAGCAACCCGGCGCAGTTCCCGCGCAACGAGAAGATCGAATCGGTGATGGAGCCCTACGTCAAGGCGCAGATCATCACGCCCACCGAGTACATCGGCAACATCATGAAACTGGCCATGGACCGCCGTGGTGTCTATCTGGCCACCGAATACATCGACACCACGCGCGCGACGCTGGTATACGAGTTTCCTCTGGCCGAGATCGTCTTCGACTTCTACGACCGGCTCAAGAGTGGCACACGGGGCTATGCCAGTTTCGACTACGAGGTCATCGAGTTCCGCCGCAGCTCACTGAAGCGGCTGGACATCATGATCAACGGCGAGCCCGTGGACAGTCTGTCCATGATCGTGCACGAGGAAAAAGCCTTCGAGTGGGGCAACAAGCTCTGCAGCAAGCTGAAGGAACTGATCCCCCGGCAGATGTTCGAAGTGGCCATCCAGGGCGCCCTGGGCACCAAGATCATCTCGCGCACCACGGTGAAGGCGCTGCGCAAGAACGTGACCGCCAAGTGTTACGGCGGTGACATCAGCCGCAAGCGCAAGCTGCTGGAGAAGCAGAAGGAAGGCAAGAAACGCATGAAGCAGGTGGGCCGGGTCGAAATTCCCCAGGAAGCCTTTCTGGCCATGCTCAAGGTGGAGCGCTGA
- a CDS encoding transposase encodes MSFSKSQVFNLTRGLDSDLDVWRDRPLQSHYSVMYVDGMYTKVREANQVVKQVVFMVLGVDSSGGREVLGTAVVHETNETENHDMFDCLKARGGVEWIWSSAMRTTC; translated from the coding sequence GTGTCCTTTTCCAAATCCCAGGTTTTCAATCTGACACGGGGCCTGGACTCTGATCTGGATGTCTGGCGGGATCGTCCACTGCAGTCGCACTATTCCGTGATGTACGTGGATGGGATGTACACGAAAGTGCGCGAAGCAAACCAGGTCGTCAAGCAGGTGGTCTTTATGGTGCTGGGAGTGGACTCCAGCGGCGGTCGTGAAGTGCTGGGAACGGCCGTGGTTCACGAAACGAATGAGACTGAGAATCACGACATGTTTGACTGCTTGAAAGCCAGGGGAGGCGTCGAGTGGATCTGGTCGTCAGCGATGCGCACAACATGTTGA
- a CDS encoding IS4 family transposase, whose protein sequence is MVTHTLLDLHGSIPALEMVTIGRIHDVNTLDQIRIEPGAFYVLDRGYLDFARLYRIHQTGAFFVIRSKSNFDSRRLYSVSVDRTTGVICDQRITPNGQATRKRYQELLRRVRYKDAATGKKLDFLTNNTALPATTICALYKQRWQVELFFKWIKQNLCIRHFLGNSENAVKTQICAQLPICPDCNHQEGTATDSSTLHLPTDSVGVFIRENPVGKRLERIRLQKVVSL, encoded by the coding sequence ATGGTTACACACACACTGCTCGACCTTCATGGATCCATCCCAGCCCTTGAGATGGTGACTATTGGCAGAATCCATGATGTCAACACACTCGATCAGATCCGGATCGAGCCGGGTGCATTTTATGTGCTTGACCGTGGCTATCTCGATTTTGCACGGCTTTACAGGATCCATCAAACGGGGGCATTCTTCGTCATTCGTTCGAAGTCCAACTTCGATTCAAGGCGATTGTATTCTGTCTCTGTTGACAGAACAACAGGTGTGATTTGTGATCAACGAATCACACCAAATGGACAGGCAACACGAAAGCGATACCAAGAGTTGCTACGCCGGGTTAGATACAAGGATGCAGCCACTGGCAAGAAGCTTGATTTTCTGACCAATAACACGGCTCTTCCTGCGACTACCATTTGTGCTCTATACAAGCAGCGCTGGCAGGTCGAACTGTTCTTCAAATGGATCAAGCAAAATCTGTGTATCAGGCACTTCCTGGGGAACAGCGAGAACGCAGTCAAGACTCAGATTTGTGCGCAGTTGCCAATATGTCCTGATTGCAATCATCAAGAAGGAACTGCGACTGACTCTTCCACTCTACACTTGCCTACAGATTCTGTCGGTGTCTTCATTCGAGAAAATCCAGTTGGAAAGCGCCTTGAGCGGATTCGATTACAAAAAGTTGTGTCACTCTGA
- a CDS encoding UMP kinase, producing MTPIPAARRILLKLSGEALAGEVGFGIDSGILARTAREIAHAIGTGVQLGLVIGGGNFFRGISESANDMKIDRSTGDYMGMLATVMNCMAMQAAIEKLGVETRVLSALTIRECAEPYIVRRAIRHLEKGRVVIFAAGTGNPYFSTDTAAALRANEIGADLLIKGTKVDGVYDKDPVRHPDATFYPELTYLDVLQRQLKVMDATAISLCMDNGLPLRVINMTQEGNLARLLAGESLGTLISGD from the coding sequence ATGACCCCGATCCCTGCAGCCAGACGCATCCTCTTGAAGCTCTCGGGCGAGGCGCTGGCCGGCGAGGTCGGCTTCGGCATTGACAGCGGCATCCTGGCGCGTACGGCACGGGAAATCGCCCACGCCATCGGCACGGGTGTGCAGCTGGGACTGGTGATCGGCGGCGGCAACTTCTTCCGGGGCATCTCCGAGAGCGCCAACGACATGAAGATCGACCGCAGCACGGGCGACTACATGGGCATGCTGGCCACCGTGATGAACTGCATGGCCATGCAGGCCGCCATCGAGAAGCTGGGAGTCGAGACCCGCGTGCTCTCGGCTCTGACCATTCGGGAATGCGCCGAACCCTATATCGTGCGCCGCGCGATCCGGCATCTGGAGAAGGGCCGCGTGGTCATCTTCGCCGCGGGCACCGGCAATCCCTACTTCAGCACCGACACCGCCGCGGCCCTGCGGGCCAACGAGATCGGCGCGGATCTGCTGATCAAGGGCACCAAGGTCGATGGCGTCTACGACAAGGATCCGGTGCGCCATCCCGATGCCACCTTCTATCCCGAACTGACCTACCTTGACGTGCTTCAGCGTCAGCTGAAAGTCATGGATGCCACGGCCATCAGCCTGTGCATGGACAACGGTCTGCCCCTGCGGGTCATCAACATGACCCAGGAGGGCAACCTGGCCCGTCTGCTGGCCGGGGAATCGCTGGGGACCCTGATTTCCGGAGACTGA
- the tsf gene encoding translation elongation factor Ts → MEVSAKDVMKLRQATGAGMMDCKKALAESGGSFDEAMDYLRKKGLKTAEKRADRDANEGKVVAVISADGRQGALLELNSETDFVSGTEDFRSFAQACASQVLAHNPADGDALMALAHPGADGTLGDTLNTLVGKLGEKIGVRRFSRVEIPAGEQGVVQSYIHLGDKHGVMLHATCGKADTASNDSFKELVNDLCLQIVAYGAKAVDRDGLDLALIEKELELYREITRNEGKPEAMIDKIAEGKLNKFVNEVTLLGQTFVKDDKATVQQHINSVGKSLGDTLVVKGFSSFVIGE, encoded by the coding sequence ATGGAAGTTTCCGCCAAGGACGTAATGAAGCTGCGCCAGGCCACTGGTGCCGGCATGATGGATTGCAAGAAAGCTCTCGCCGAATCGGGCGGCAGCTTCGATGAGGCGATGGATTACCTGCGCAAGAAGGGTCTCAAGACCGCCGAGAAGCGCGCCGACCGCGATGCCAATGAGGGCAAGGTGGTGGCCGTGATTTCTGCCGATGGTCGCCAGGGCGCCCTGCTTGAACTCAATTCCGAGACCGACTTCGTCTCCGGAACCGAGGATTTCCGCAGCTTCGCCCAGGCCTGCGCCTCCCAGGTGCTGGCCCACAACCCGGCCGACGGCGATGCCCTGATGGCGCTGGCCCATCCCGGTGCCGACGGCACCCTGGGCGATACTCTGAATACACTCGTCGGCAAGCTGGGCGAGAAGATCGGCGTGCGTCGCTTCAGCCGCGTGGAGATTCCCGCCGGCGAGCAGGGCGTCGTGCAGTCCTACATCCACCTGGGCGACAAGCACGGTGTGATGCTGCATGCCACCTGCGGCAAGGCCGACACCGCCAGCAACGACTCCTTCAAGGAACTGGTCAACGACCTCTGCCTGCAGATCGTGGCCTACGGCGCCAAGGCCGTGGACCGTGATGGGCTTGACCTGGCCCTGATCGAGAAGGAGCTGGAGCTGTACCGCGAGATCACACGCAACGAAGGCAAGCCCGAGGCCATGATCGACAAGATCGCCGAAGGCAAGCTGAACAAGTTCGTCAACGAGGTCACCCTGCTGGGCCAGACCTTCGTCAAGGACGACAAGGCCACCGTGCAGCAGCACATCAACTCCGTGGGCAAGAGCCTGGGAGACACGCTGGTGGTCAAGGGCTTCAGCAGCTTCGTGATCGGTGAATGA
- the rpsI gene encoding 30S ribosomal protein S9: MMKNSKRVYATGRRKRSIARVWAEPGTGKVTVNGADLLTYFKRDVLKMVIEQPVDQCGLKDKLDVFATVVGGGLSGQAGALRLGISRCMVQMDEELRKTLRAGGFLTRDARIVERKKYGQPGARKRFQFSKR, from the coding sequence ATGATGAAGAACTCCAAGCGAGTCTATGCCACCGGCCGTCGCAAGCGTTCCATCGCCCGCGTGTGGGCCGAGCCCGGCACCGGCAAGGTCACCGTCAACGGTGCCGATCTGCTGACCTATTTCAAGCGCGATGTGCTCAAGATGGTCATCGAGCAGCCCGTCGACCAGTGCGGACTCAAGGACAAGCTGGATGTGTTCGCCACCGTGGTCGGTGGTGGGCTCAGCGGTCAGGCCGGCGCCCTGCGTCTTGGCATCAGCCGCTGCATGGTCCAGATGGACGAAGAGCTGCGCAAGACACTGCGTGCTGGCGGCTTCCTGACCCGCGATGCCCGCATCGTGGAACGCAAGAAGTACGGACAGCCCGGCGCCCGCAAGCGCTTCCAGTTCAGCAAGCGCTAG
- the rpsB gene encoding 30S ribosomal protein S2 has translation MSRITIKQLLLAGSHFGHLTRRWNPRMRPYIFMQKNGVHILDLKKTHVLLEEAANRLGSIVSKGGDVLFVGTKDQARDVIKEEAERCGMFYVNERWLGGMLTNFRTIRNSIRTLEMLEAKGKDGTYDRIRKKEILSIERQKEKLVNVLGGIRNMKRLPQAMFVVDTIKEDIAIKEAIKLGIPVFAICDSNSDPSVVDYVIPANDDAYKSIAIITNVLADAIDEGRVLRKESSFGVEGEQDENENPDQKPAARRRRKKEGVVAVARAEGAPEAPAAPEAPAAPEAPAAPEAAAE, from the coding sequence ATGTCCCGTATCACGATCAAGCAGTTGCTGCTCGCCGGTTCCCACTTCGGACACCTGACCCGCCGCTGGAATCCCCGCATGCGCCCGTACATCTTCATGCAGAAGAACGGCGTGCACATCCTGGACCTCAAGAAGACCCATGTTCTGCTGGAAGAAGCGGCCAACCGTCTGGGCTCCATCGTGTCCAAGGGCGGCGATGTGCTCTTCGTGGGCACCAAGGACCAGGCCCGCGACGTGATCAAGGAAGAGGCCGAGCGCTGCGGCATGTTCTACGTGAACGAGCGCTGGCTGGGCGGCATGCTCACCAACTTCCGCACCATCCGCAATTCCATCCGCACCCTCGAGATGCTGGAAGCCAAGGGCAAGGACGGCACCTACGACCGCATCCGCAAGAAGGAGATCCTCTCCATCGAGCGTCAGAAAGAAAAGCTGGTCAACGTGCTGGGCGGTATCCGCAACATGAAGCGTCTGCCCCAGGCCATGTTCGTGGTGGACACCATCAAGGAAGACATCGCGATCAAGGAAGCCATCAAGCTGGGCATTCCGGTCTTCGCGATCTGCGACAGCAACTCCGATCCCTCGGTCGTGGATTATGTGATCCCGGCCAACGACGACGCCTACAAGTCCATCGCGATCATCACCAACGTGCTGGCCGACGCGATCGATGAAGGCCGCGTGCTGCGCAAGGAATCCAGCTTCGGCGTGGAAGGCGAGCAGGACGAGAACGAGAATCCGGATCAGAAGCCGGCTGCCCGTCGTCGCCGCAAGAAGGAAGGCGTGGTTGCCGTGGCTCGTGCCGAAGGCGCTCCCGAGGCTCCCGCAGCCCCCGAAGCCCCTGCCGCCCCCGAGGCTCCCGCGGCTCCCGAAGCTGCGGCAGAGTAG
- the frr gene encoding ribosome recycling factor, which translates to MTNEIIEKASHHMDRSIEAIRETFHTVRAGKASTSVLDGVRVDYYGTPTPISQVANVSVPEARMILVQPWEKKMLDVIQKAIMTSDLGLNPGNDGNVIRVPLPELTEERRRDLVKQVHKLAEDGRVALRNVRRDANDHLKKALKAGEISEDEERRGLKVIQDLTDEHIAKVDELLKQKEQDILVI; encoded by the coding sequence ATGACCAACGAGATCATCGAAAAAGCCAGCCACCACATGGACCGCAGCATCGAGGCGATCCGCGAGACTTTCCACACGGTGCGTGCGGGCAAGGCCAGCACCTCGGTCCTGGACGGAGTGCGCGTGGACTACTACGGCACGCCCACCCCGATTTCCCAGGTGGCCAACGTGAGCGTGCCCGAAGCACGCATGATCCTGGTGCAGCCCTGGGAAAAGAAGATGCTGGACGTGATCCAGAAGGCGATCATGACCTCCGACCTGGGTCTCAACCCGGGCAATGACGGCAATGTGATCCGCGTGCCGCTTCCCGAACTGACCGAGGAACGCCGGCGCGACCTGGTGAAGCAGGTGCACAAGCTGGCCGAGGACGGCCGTGTGGCCTTGCGCAACGTGCGGCGTGACGCCAACGACCACCTCAAGAAAGCCCTCAAGGCCGGCGAGATCTCCGAAGACGAGGAACGCCGTGGCCTGAAGGTGATCCAGGACCTGACCGACGAGCACATCGCCAAGGTGGATGAGCTGCTGAAGCAGAAGGAACAGGACATCCTGGTCATCTGA